One Fusarium poae strain DAOMC 252244 chromosome 4, whole genome shotgun sequence DNA window includes the following coding sequences:
- a CDS encoding hypothetical protein (BUSCO:20558at5125), with protein sequence MGRTPAYIFVVRHGNRLDAADKKWHLSSPTPYDPPLTYGGWLQARAVGNQISSILEQAKADYESNTKDTKRRRRFKVVIHSSPFLRCAQTSIGISSGLAQTPHESPHRPNDIFVSATGPPKHFRSTILRLDSFLGEWLSPEYFEHITPPPGAALMLGSAKAELLRREDYSALTSASTPTPMPHRGSTASLWNGSPVASPSLGPMRPGSSAESSSGSAMAAALTGQLANQLTKKGYTVPKPNYAISSSGKIPDGFVAHARDECVVVDYQWDSMRTPLDFGDGGQLGEEWTDMHKRFRRGLKKMVDWYATTDAPDEMVTQAAGASQEGADNNEAVSEDEDVETVVILVSHGAGCNALIGAITHQPVLMDVGIASITMAERKQDADYHTLLAASAHEKEPHVSPHQMYDIRMSASTEHLRSTTSTPVSARSNAADSFPTTIRGRKPSISDTEGPGPLIGSFVYSDPIIPGGSRSASASAAFGSSIRRTSGSQRPLNRVPRLSTAAAVAAAASTEKTAAKGETTPRSSSPSGSTPSFGLWTPRSSSLRLMDDGSDEASDKEDFDNVLPNFGRFDNTIENKKNEPLSSTTEVASSLPVQSSLPSRFELKSTNLLTMTLPPAAFSSLTSFSFPSSGETTPKATPRGPILSGPIRIVTDVLHDHDNSVEEVPIGQLGDGLGGLWGLPRPPGEAERYRDVSLSKRRWTTTERA encoded by the exons ATGGGCCGTACGCCGGCCTACATCTTTGTCGTCAG GCACGGAAACCGTCTTGACGCCGCCGACAAGAAATGGCACCTTTCGTCCCCTACTCCCTACGATCCTCCTCTAACATACGGCGGTTGGCTACAGGCCAGAGCTGTTGGTAATCAAATCTCCAGTATCCTCGAACAGGCCAAAGCCGATTACGAATCGAATACCAAAGACACAAAGAGGCGCCGCCGATTTAAAGTCGTCATTCATAGCTCGCCTTTCTTACGATGCGCCCAAACATCCATTGGAATCAGCTCTGGGCTCGCCCAGACTCCCCATGAGTCGCCGCATCGTCCGAATGATATCTTCGTTTCTGCCACCGGCCCACCAAAGCACTTCCGATCTACGATACTACGCCTTGATTCTTTCCTTGGAGAATGGCTGTCCCCAGAATACTTCGAACACATCACTCCGCCTCCTGGTGCCGCTCTCATGCTCGGAAGCGCAAAGGCTGAACTACTGAGGCGTGAGGATTATAGCGCCCTGACGTCCGCATCTACACCCACTCCCATGCCGCACAGAGGCTCTACTGCCTCTTTATGGAACGGTTCACCAGTCGCCAGTCCGTCTCTTGGACCTATGAGACCAGGGTCCTCGGCGGAAAGCTCATCGGGCTCAGCCATGGCGGCAGCTTTGACGGGGCAGCTGGCTAACCAACTAACGAAGAAGGGATACACAGTCCCAAAGCCCAACTATGCCATCTCAAGCTCTGGAAAGATTCCTGACGGGTTTGTGGCCCATGCGCGCGACGAGTGCGTAGTGGTGGATTACCAATGGGATTCGATGAGAACTCCACTGGATTTTGGAGATGGTGGCCAGCTTGGGGAAGAGTGGACAGACATGCACAAGAGGTTTCGGCGAGGTCTCAAGAAGATGGTGGATTGGTACGCTACGACTGATGCACCTGATGAGATGGTCACACAAGCTGCTGGTGCTTCACAGGAAGGAGCTGACAATAATGAGGCGGTTTccgaagatgaggatgtgGAGACTGTTGTTATCCTTGTATCTCACGGTGCTGGCTGCAATGCTCTGATCGGGGCTATCACTCATCAACCTGTGCTTATGGATGTCGGCATTGCATCCATCACTATGGCAGAACGAAAACAAGATGCCGACTACCATACTCTTCTAGCCGCATCAGCTCACGAAAAGGAGCCTCATGTTTCGCCCCATCAGATGTACGATATTCGAATGTCTGCAAGCACAGAGCACCTCCGCTCGACCACTTCGACTCCAGTATCTGCTAGATCAAACGCAGCTGATTCATTCCCCACCACGATCCGTGGCCGCAAGCCTAGTATCAGCGATACCGAGGGCCCTGGTCCACTTATCGGGTCCTTTGTCTACTCGGATCCTATCATACCTGGAGGCAGTCGCAGTGCTTCAGCTAGTGCGGCTTTTGGGTCATCGATACGCCGAACCTCGGGCTCCCAGCGACCTCTAAACCGCGTGCCGAGGCTTAGCACTGCAGCGGCAGTAGCGGCAGCGGCATCAACAGAAAAAACGGCAGCAAAGGGTGAAACAACCCCTCGGAGTAGCTCTCCGAGCGGCAGCACACCTTCGTTCGGCTTATGGACTCCTCGTTCCTCGTCCCTGAGGTTGATGGATGATGGCAGTGACGAGGCTTCCGATAAGGAAGATTTCGATAATGTCTTGCCTAACTTTGGCCGTTTTGACAACACGatcgagaacaagaagaatgaACCTTTGTCCTCGACCACTGAGGTCGCCTCAAGCCTCCCCGTTCAATCATCTTTACCTTCTCGTTTCGAGCTCAAATCGACCAATTTATTGACTATGACCTTGCCACCAGCCGCATTTTCGTCATTGACTTCGTTCTCGTTTCCTTCCAGCGGAGAAACCACCCCAAAGGCCACCCCTCGGGGTCCCATACTATCGGGCCCGATCCGAATCGTGACAGACGTTCTCCACGACCACGACAACTCCGTCGAGGAGGTCCCGATTGGACAGCTTGGGGACGGTCTAGGCGGCCTTTGGGGCCTTCCACGGCCTCCTGGCGAGGCAGAACGATACCGCGACGTGAGTCTTTCCAAACGACGCTGGACGACGACCGAGCGTGCTTAA
- a CDS encoding hypothetical protein (TransMembrane:2 (i98-121o141-162i)~BUSCO:41094at5125), protein MSSPDAPDSAIEARVTDKLKNTTPAPEPKDESKTGASSGLAQQARAFAAGGFGGLCAVVVGHPFDLVKVRLQTAERGVYSSAVDVVRKSIARDGLRRGLYAGVSAPLVGVTPMFAVSFWGYDLGKQFVRGVSEVPAEGLTIGQISTAGFISAIPMTAITAPFERIKVILQVQGQKQLAPGEKPKYNGGVDVVRQLYKEGGIRSVFRGSAATLARDGPGSAAYFAAYEYIKRKMTPVDPLTGRPSGQLSLTAITCAGAAAGVAMWIPVFPVDTVKSRLQTSEGNVTVGSIVRELYGRGGVKAFFPGFGPALARAVPANAASFLGVELAHQGMNKFFG, encoded by the exons ATGTCCTCCCCCGACGCCCCAGACTCTGCCATCGAGGCCCGCGTCACCGATAAGCTCAAGAACACCACGCCTGCTCCTGAGCCAAAGGACGAATCCAAGACCGGCGCATCATCAGGACTTGCCCAACAGGCTCGCGCATTCGCCGCCGGTGGCTTCGGTGGTCTTTGCGCTGTCGTCGTGGGACACCCTTTTGATCTCGTAAAGGTCCGACTTCAAACCGCTGAGCGAGGCGTCTACTCCTCCGCCGTCGATGTTGTGCGCAAGAGTATTGCTCGTGATGGTTTGCGACGAGGTCTCTATGCTGGCGTGAGCGCTCCTCTTGTCGGTGTTACTCCTATGT TCGCCGTGTCTTTCTGGGGTTACGATCTGGGCAAGCAATTCGTCCGAGGTGTGAGCGAGGTCCCCGCCGAGGGTCTCACGATCGGCCAGATTTCAACCGCCGGCTTCATCTCCGCCATTCCCATGACTGCCATCACCGCCCCCTTCGAACGTATCAAGGTCATTCTCCAGGTCCAGGGACAGAAGCAGCTCGCCCCTGGTGAAAAGCCCAAGTACAACGGTGGCGTTGATGTCGTCCGACAGCTGTACAAGGAGGGTGGAATCCGCAGCGTCTTCCGCGGTAGCGCTGCTACCCTCGCCCGTGACGGTCCCGGTTCTGCTGCTTACTTTGCCGCCTACGAGTATATCAAGCGCAAGATGACTCCCGTTGACCCTCTCACTGGAAGGCCCAGTGGCCAGCTCAGTCTTACAGCTATCACATGCGCTGGCGCAGCTGCTGGAGTTGCCATGTGGATTCCTGTCTTCCCCGTCGACACAGTCAAGTCTCGTCTCCAGACCTCCGAGGGTAACGTCACAGTTGGCAGCATCGTCCGCGAACTATACGGAAGAGGAGGCGTCAAAGCCTTCTTCCCTGGTTTCGGCCCTGCTCTGGCTCGTGCTGTGCCCGCCAACGCTGCTTCTTTCCTTGGTGTCGAGCTGGCTCACCAAGGCATGAACAAGTTCTTTGGTTAG